The genomic interval AATGAGCTGTTTCGCCGTCAGCCGGGAGGCGCGGGGCTGACGGTGGACCCGGCGCTGGGCAAGGCGCGCATGCAGTGGAGGCGCGGCGCCTTCGACGTGAGCGGATACCTGCGCATGGTGGAGGGCTTCGGCTACCTCTTCGGGCCCAGCCGCAAGCAGCCCGCGCCCGCGAGCCTGGATTTGCCCATCCGCCTGGGCATCTGCATGGCGCTCTCGATGAACGTGATGTTGTTCTCGGTGAGCTTCTACGTGGGGCTCACGCCCGAGGAGGGCGAGGTCTTCCGGCTCTTCACCTGGCTGAGTCTGGGGTTGTCCACGCTGGTCGTGGCGGTGGGCGGGTGGCCGTTCTTCCGTTCGGCGTGGCAGGGGCTCCGGCGCGGTGTGCCGCACCTGGACCTGCCCATCGCGCTGGGCATCCTCATGGTGTTCGGCACGTCGCTGGTGCAGGCCCGGAGCGGGCGCGGCGACCTGGCGTACTTCGACACGCTCAACACCTTCGTCACGTTGATGCTGGTGGGCCGCTGGCTCCAGCAGCGGGTGCTGGAGCGCAACCGGAGATTCCTCCTCGAGGATGACGGCGCGGAGGGGCTCTTCGTTCGCAGGCAGGACGGTGCGCGGCTCGACACGGTGCGGGTGTCCCAGGTGGCCGAAGGGGACCTGCTGGTCATCGCGCCTGGAGACCTGGTGCCGGTGGAGGCGGAGCTGCTCGACGGGAGCGCCCGCGTCTCCACGGACTGGATGACGGGCGAGCCCGATGAGCGCGACGTCCACGCGGGTGAGGTGTTGCCCGCGGGGGCCTTCAACGCGGGCCGCGAGGCGGTGCGTGCGCGGGCCCGGCAGTCCTTCCAGGAGTCGCCGCTGGTGGCGCTGCTCCGGCGTCCTCCGGAGGGTGTGAACCGGGGCGCGGGGCATACGCGCTTCTGGGAGTCCGTGTCGCGGCGCTGGGTGGTGACGGTGCTGGCCGTCTCCGCGCTGGGGCTGGTGTTGTGGTGGCCCTCGGGGCCCGACAAGGCGCTCGAGGTGGCCGTGGCGCTGCTGGTGGTGACGTGCCCGTGTGCCATCGGGATTGCCACGCCGCTGGCGTATGAATTGGTGCAGGCGCGGCTGCGGCGCGCGGGCTTCTTCATCCGGACGACGGACCTGCTGGACCGGCTTCCGCGCGTGCGGCGGGTGCTGTTCGACAAGACGGGGACGCTGACGCTCGGGCGGATGGAGCTCGTGGACCGCGCGAGCCTGGAGTCGCTCGGCGCCGAGGCGCGCGAGGTCGCCTTCAATCTGGCTTCGCGCAGCAATCACCCCGTGAGCCGCTGTCTGTCGGATGCGCTCTCGCGCCTGGGGGCCCGGTTCGACGCGGACGCGCGTGTGACGGAGCATCCGGGGCAGGGCCTGGAGTGGGTGCGCGGCGGCGTGTGCTGGCGGCTGGGACGTGCGGACTGGCGCACCCGCGTTGCTCCCACCCAGATGGACTCGAGCTCCGAGCGCGCCGCCACCGAGGGGCTTCGCGGCACCGTGCTCTTCCGCGACGGAGCACCTGTCGCCGCGTTCCCGGTGCGCGAGGCGCTGCGGCCAGACGCGCGGCGCGAAGTCCTCGCGCTCCAGGCGGAGGGCCGCGAGGTCTGGCTCATCTCGGGGGACGCGCCCGCGCGAGTCCAGGCGCTGGCCACCTCACTCGACGTTCCCGTGGAGCGGGCCCTGGGAGGCCTGCGGCCCGAGGAGAAGGCCTTCGCCGTTTCGAGGTTGGGCGCCTCGGACACGCTCTATCTGGGAGATGGGGTCAACGACAGCCTGGCTTTCGAGCGGGCGCTGTGCGCGGGAACCCCC from Myxococcus stipitatus carries:
- a CDS encoding heavy metal translocating P-type ATPase — translated: MPDSAQSRPDEASCLHCGSRVLEGAVSREFCCAGCEAVHGLLVSQGLTRYYELAAGGTAPAAEPARGRGLSWLEPLVARAEASPGALCSLELDVQGIHCAACVWLMNELFRRQPGGAGLTVDPALGKARMQWRRGAFDVSGYLRMVEGFGYLFGPSRKQPAPASLDLPIRLGICMALSMNVMLFSVSFYVGLTPEEGEVFRLFTWLSLGLSTLVVAVGGWPFFRSAWQGLRRGVPHLDLPIALGILMVFGTSLVQARSGRGDLAYFDTLNTFVTLMLVGRWLQQRVLERNRRFLLEDDGAEGLFVRRQDGARLDTVRVSQVAEGDLLVIAPGDLVPVEAELLDGSARVSTDWMTGEPDERDVHAGEVLPAGAFNAGREAVRARARQSFQESPLVALLRRPPEGVNRGAGHTRFWESVSRRWVVTVLAVSALGLVLWWPSGPDKALEVAVALLVVTCPCAIGIATPLAYELVQARLRRAGFFIRTTDLLDRLPRVRRVLFDKTGTLTLGRMELVDRASLESLGAEAREVAFNLASRSNHPVSRCLSDALSRLGARFDADARVTEHPGQGLEWVRGGVCWRLGRADWRTRVAPTQMDSSSERAATEGLRGTVLFRDGAPVAAFPVREALRPDARREVLALQAEGREVWLISGDAPARVQALATSLDVPVERALGGLRPEEKAFAVSRLGASDTLYLGDGVNDSLAFERALCAGTPAIDRPVMPGKSDFFLVGEGLSSLREALRLSLHLRRVVRRLLHLAIGYNTVAVAVCLAGWMTPLRAAVAMPAISLATVLFTVWSLSEPGAPRRGPTPLGRPTEVPA